A genomic region of Aeropyrum pernix K1 contains the following coding sequences:
- a CDS encoding SufB/SufD family protein: MASSIIAREELRKLVKELPFQEIADTPTVKYYTDWKVYEKLMDLDYAESVDTLPEHIARSIQHKPAIHLGSDLTVGVLPKGVKAEKFDLETAASMEGLKPFTLVRADGGRMQAYHALRFNLGVKITVEPGTDFGSLAIASLGGQGYLGHHVVIEVGEGAKGEIIYIDYSVSPGLKTTVVEARMGRDAEVEVTNIVLHGSRSAVYTLRGFEVLDKASLEQYYLISGGRMTRFQDDNLLDGRLSSLKALASTVARPNTASDVIISSLHNGPESDGEVRARGVVVGNGYLAQRGVAMLGETARLAASEVESYIFLLSEKGKGYAVPVLEIHTGEITRAGHSAAVASLAEDTIFYLKSRGLDDKDIVTLVMEGITRFSGVLEKMEIPFNWLINLE, from the coding sequence ATGGCTTCCAGTATTATAGCTAGAGAGGAACTTAGGAAGCTCGTTAAGGAGCTTCCCTTCCAGGAGATAGCCGATACACCCACGGTCAAGTACTACACCGACTGGAAGGTCTACGAGAAGCTGATGGACCTTGACTACGCAGAGTCGGTGGACACTCTTCCAGAGCATATAGCTAGGAGTATACAGCATAAGCCTGCAATCCACCTGGGAAGCGACTTAACAGTTGGTGTGCTGCCTAAGGGTGTCAAAGCAGAGAAGTTCGACCTAGAGACGGCGGCCAGCATGGAGGGTCTCAAGCCTTTCACCCTCGTCAGAGCTGACGGAGGTAGGATGCAGGCGTATCACGCCCTCCGGTTTAACCTCGGTGTGAAGATTACGGTAGAGCCGGGCACGGATTTCGGGAGCCTCGCTATAGCAAGCCTCGGCGGCCAGGGCTACCTGGGCCACCATGTAGTTATCGAGGTGGGCGAGGGTGCTAAGGGCGAGATAATCTACATAGACTACAGTGTCTCCCCTGGTTTGAAGACCACCGTTGTGGAGGCCAGGATGGGTCGGGACGCGGAGGTCGAGGTGACCAATATAGTCCTTCATGGTAGTAGAAGCGCCGTTTACACGCTACGAGGCTTCGAGGTCCTCGACAAAGCATCTCTAGAACAGTACTACCTGATAAGCGGGGGCCGGATGACCAGGTTCCAGGATGACAACCTGCTCGACGGCAGGCTATCCAGCCTAAAGGCTCTGGCCAGTACAGTTGCTAGGCCCAACACGGCCAGCGATGTCATAATAAGTAGCCTCCACAACGGTCCCGAGAGCGATGGAGAGGTTAGGGCAAGGGGTGTTGTAGTGGGCAACGGCTATCTAGCCCAGCGTGGTGTAGCGATGCTGGGCGAAACCGCTAGGCTAGCAGCCTCCGAGGTGGAGAGCTATATATTTCTGTTGAGCGAGAAGGGCAAGGGGTACGCCGTGCCAGTGCTTGAGATACACACGGGAGAGATAACCAGGGCGGGCCACTCTGCCGCCGTAGCCAGCCTTGCTGAGGACACGATATTCTATCTAAAGAGCAGGGGCCTCGACGATAAGGATATAGTAACACTGGTAATGGAGGGTATAACGAGGTTCTCAGGCGTCCTCGAGAAGATGGAAATACCTTTCAACTGGCTCATAAACCTTGAATAG
- a CDS encoding helix-turn-helix transcriptional regulator — protein MLLVKKAQAGRAIVLVLLMVIAVLAVGQLALAQQEASINSVEVTIRGDGVAEARVQAEAGPGLASIELPAPPIVTTILVTTADGNSIPPIVEGNTLIVPLEEKTSLEVSYIVDTKANNGVFSFDVTPPGVPVKLILEQGIILLGLPSGITSYDKKDGTLEILFSEPSTISYVPAEYAGTQPAETATDGGGEGTGTVTTGAAETTGVKGSWQIAAAIILAAVIIIAGGAVLYMYRKKSGGNGVDAVVTSLDSTDKLILDTLKNAGGTSEQPALLKATGLPKSTLWRRLRKLEAMGYVRIIKKGKSNVVELVKHYEKEQEE, from the coding sequence ATGCTACTGGTGAAGAAGGCACAAGCCGGGAGGGCAATTGTGTTAGTCCTACTAATGGTTATCGCAGTACTGGCAGTCGGTCAACTCGCATTGGCCCAACAGGAAGCCTCTATAAATAGCGTTGAAGTCACCATTAGAGGGGATGGAGTAGCGGAGGCTAGAGTCCAAGCTGAGGCCGGGCCTGGTTTAGCGAGCATAGAACTGCCCGCGCCTCCTATAGTCACTACCATATTAGTTACTACCGCTGACGGGAATAGTATCCCGCCCATAGTTGAGGGGAACACGTTAATAGTCCCTCTAGAGGAGAAGACTTCGCTGGAAGTGTCATATATTGTGGATACAAAGGCTAACAATGGCGTGTTTAGCTTTGATGTTACCCCTCCTGGAGTGCCTGTGAAGCTTATCCTCGAACAGGGAATCATACTCTTAGGTCTTCCCTCCGGCATAACCTCCTACGATAAAAAGGATGGTACTCTAGAGATACTGTTCAGCGAGCCCTCAACCATCTCGTATGTCCCCGCAGAATATGCTGGAACCCAGCCAGCTGAGACGGCGACTGATGGAGGGGGTGAGGGAACAGGTACCGTAACAACAGGAGCAGCTGAAACAACTGGAGTAAAGGGATCCTGGCAAATAGCAGCTGCCATCATCCTTGCCGCCGTTATAATAATAGCGGGAGGTGCGGTGCTCTACATGTACAGGAAGAAGAGCGGTGGAAACGGTGTTGACGCGGTTGTGACGTCCCTAGACTCTACCGATAAGCTCATTCTTGATACTCTGAAAAACGCTGGAGGCACATCCGAGCAGCCAGCCCTACTCAAGGCCACCGGCCTCCCTAAATCTACGCTTTGGAGGAGGCTGAGAAAGCTCGAGGCTATGGGGTACGTCAGGATTATCAAGAAAGGTAAGTCAAATGTCGTAGAGCTTGTGAAACATTACGAGAAGGAACAGGAGGAATAG
- a CDS encoding citrate/2-methylcitrate synthase, whose amino-acid sequence MSQQPECRVEGNYIIVPKGLVNVIVDETRISGVDPKGEATIYRGYTIEDIGEHASFYEAAHLILFGRLPCDEELKEIKSKIDKYRGQIPEKLFDAMKHVPVTHPMYYGIYGTALLGQYYAPEWRFDEDFLYDHALRLTAQLPVIFTTGWNLAHHGTFLRPDPSKDHAWDVLRMIVMREPSDIEARAFESTLVLYMDHGFNASTFTTRVIGSTLSDLYSAVAGGIAALKGPLHGGANEKAMEMFLDAMKKAEEKGVPLYDYIEEYIKEKLARKEKIMGFGHRIYKLHDPRTDVAAKFVAKLKDGEFWMKVLKKAEEVMWREKKIPANIDLYTAVLYYQLGIPIPMYTPIFAMGRVVGWSAHYIEQVLNNKLIRPTEKYVGPTGLKYQPIEERCRK is encoded by the coding sequence ATGAGCCAGCAGCCAGAGTGCAGGGTAGAGGGTAACTATATAATCGTTCCTAAGGGCCTGGTTAACGTTATCGTCGACGAGACTAGAATAAGCGGCGTTGACCCCAAGGGCGAGGCGACTATATACAGGGGCTACACTATCGAGGATATCGGCGAGCACGCCAGCTTCTACGAAGCAGCCCACCTAATACTATTCGGCAGGCTCCCCTGCGACGAGGAGCTTAAAGAGATAAAGTCGAAGATTGACAAGTACAGGGGCCAGATTCCAGAGAAACTGTTCGACGCTATGAAGCACGTCCCAGTAACCCACCCAATGTACTATGGAATATATGGCACAGCCCTCCTCGGCCAGTACTACGCGCCTGAGTGGAGGTTCGACGAGGACTTCCTGTACGACCATGCACTCAGGCTTACAGCACAGCTGCCCGTAATCTTTACAACGGGCTGGAACCTTGCTCACCACGGCACCTTCCTCAGGCCTGATCCCAGCAAGGACCATGCCTGGGACGTGCTCAGAATGATAGTAATGAGGGAGCCGAGCGATATTGAGGCTAGAGCCTTCGAGTCAACCCTGGTACTCTACATGGACCACGGATTCAACGCCTCAACATTCACCACAAGGGTCATAGGCAGCACGCTCAGCGACCTATACAGCGCAGTAGCCGGGGGGATAGCGGCCCTCAAAGGCCCCCTCCACGGAGGCGCCAACGAGAAGGCCATGGAGATGTTCCTAGACGCTATGAAGAAGGCTGAGGAGAAGGGCGTCCCACTATACGACTACATTGAGGAGTACATTAAAGAGAAGCTTGCCAGGAAAGAGAAGATAATGGGCTTCGGCCACAGGATCTACAAGCTCCACGACCCCAGGACTGATGTTGCGGCAAAGTTCGTCGCCAAGCTAAAAGACGGGGAGTTCTGGATGAAGGTACTGAAGAAGGCCGAGGAGGTTATGTGGAGGGAGAAGAAGATACCTGCCAACATAGACCTCTACACTGCAGTCCTCTACTACCAGCTGGGCATACCTATACCCATGTACACGCCCATATTCGCCATGGGCAGAGTCGTCGGATGGAGCGCACACTACATAGAACAGGTGCTAAACAACAAGCTGATAAGGCCCACGGAGAAGTACGTCGGCCCAACAGGCCTCAAGTACCAGCCAATAGAGGAAAGATGCAGGAAATAG
- a CDS encoding triphosphoribosyl-dephospho-CoA synthase produces the protein MAGAGMYGDCSLAATLSYGAVLEPYLHPKPGGVTPYASEGGKSFGDFVLHATLSSRLLAWACLKAWKNGPIGVIASVKERYLREVVPRFKGNIAYGTFMLMAPLAVAIALSKSSEPEELVTTARDTIYCCTGRRESLLHYKILRRLSPSHLGRYRGELPDVASGGERDIPPYPLLLKLNSWDMVHRELAKGYPITLEAYRHSLNRVKEGRSVEEALLEALLKVLAEHGDTLIFQKYGGRAFKMAREEARVAFHVSERWGVRHAITWLERLWRGREWNPGAALDIVAVASGLLLITISRDASS, from the coding sequence GTGGCTGGGGCCGGGATGTACGGGGACTGCAGTCTAGCCGCTACACTTAGCTATGGAGCAGTCCTGGAGCCGTATCTACACCCGAAGCCAGGCGGCGTAACCCCCTATGCAAGCGAGGGTGGCAAGAGCTTCGGAGATTTCGTTCTCCACGCAACCCTATCCTCGCGCCTTCTTGCGTGGGCCTGTCTAAAGGCCTGGAAGAACGGGCCTATAGGCGTGATAGCCTCTGTAAAGGAAAGGTACTTGAGGGAGGTCGTCCCCCGCTTTAAGGGTAACATAGCATATGGAACTTTCATGCTAATGGCCCCCCTCGCCGTTGCAATAGCCCTCTCAAAGAGCAGCGAGCCTGAGGAGCTCGTAACGACAGCTCGAGACACTATCTACTGCTGCACGGGGAGGAGGGAGAGCCTTCTCCACTACAAGATTTTAAGACGGCTCTCCCCCTCACACCTGGGTAGATATAGGGGCGAGCTGCCCGACGTGGCCTCTGGAGGCGAGCGTGACATCCCGCCGTACCCCCTCCTCCTCAAACTGAACTCTTGGGACATGGTTCATAGAGAGCTGGCCAAAGGTTATCCTATAACCCTTGAAGCGTATAGACACTCTCTAAACAGGGTGAAGGAGGGGCGTAGCGTCGAAGAGGCGCTGCTTGAAGCTCTCCTTAAAGTGTTAGCGGAGCATGGAGACACCCTCATATTCCAGAAGTACGGCGGGAGGGCGTTCAAGATGGCTAGGGAGGAGGCCAGGGTCGCCTTCCATGTTTCCGAGAGGTGGGGCGTACGACATGCTATCACATGGTTGGAGAGGCTTTGGAGGGGCCGTGAGTGGAACCCTGGAGCAGCTCTTGATATAGTGGCAGTAGCCTCAGGGCTTTTGTTGATAACGATCAGCAGAGATGCAAGCTCGTAA
- a CDS encoding Asp-tRNA(Asn)/Glu-tRNA(Gln) amidotransferase subunit GatC, whose product MAGARDCSVLERLREIAHLHFMKEEEEIVCRDIERIAGYLGQVSKALEELDADPEPLYHVWESRSRIRDGVDRERRISVASFLQPGRLDREGRVRIPWREVRGG is encoded by the coding sequence ATGGCCGGGGCGAGAGACTGCAGCGTCCTAGAAAGGCTGAGGGAAATTGCCCACCTCCACTTTATGAAGGAGGAGGAAGAGATAGTGTGCAGAGATATAGAGAGGATAGCGGGCTATCTTGGCCAGGTGTCGAAGGCTCTGGAGGAGTTAGACGCCGATCCAGAGCCCCTCTACCACGTTTGGGAGAGCCGGTCGAGGATTAGGGACGGCGTCGATAGAGAGAGAAGGATTAGCGTGGCCAGCTTCCTCCAACCAGGCAGGCTCGACAGGGAGGGGAGGGTCAGAATACCGTGGAGGGAGGTTCGAGGGGGTTGA
- a CDS encoding amidase family protein yields MEGGSRGLRRAYTVKQLLESYRAGDTDPVEHVSRVLDALRRWERDVNAFISLEAEEVLIDAAEEAARRWRRGEARRLEGVVVGVKDNISTSFLPTTAGSRMLDGYIPPFNATVVERLLMEGAIIIGKTNLDEFAMGSTGEFSAFGPTRNPWDLSRVPGGSSSGSGACLAYGACDAALGSDTGGSVRLPAAYTATVGLKPTYGLVSRYGLIPYANSLEQISPMARSSEDVMLLLEVIAGGDEYDATSIYSKPTTASREEGLKPEDLSLCIPEELVEHSEEAVRKAFYNTVGKLEGLGARLEYVGLGGAEAYALPAYYTIALAEAASNLARYDGSLYPVRGSSGDYWRQAAEARGIGFGLEVKRRILMGVYVLSEGYKDEYYLAATKLRRVIRDAMLKTVGKCLVATPASPIMPPRIGERVDDPLKLYAMDVYTVLANLSGLPAIALPIEIHGGLPVGLQLIGPRLGERLLAGAANIIEDLTGLAGVVAG; encoded by the coding sequence GTGGAGGGAGGTTCGAGGGGGTTGAGGAGGGCCTACACTGTAAAACAGCTTCTAGAATCCTATCGAGCTGGGGACACTGACCCGGTGGAGCATGTTTCTAGGGTGCTCGACGCTCTGAGGAGGTGGGAGAGGGATGTTAACGCGTTCATCTCCCTAGAAGCAGAGGAGGTCCTCATAGATGCGGCTGAGGAGGCTGCTAGGAGGTGGAGAAGGGGAGAGGCTAGGAGGCTCGAAGGGGTGGTGGTCGGGGTTAAGGATAATATTTCGACGAGCTTTCTGCCCACGACAGCAGGCTCGCGCATGCTTGACGGCTACATACCCCCCTTCAACGCCACCGTCGTTGAGAGGCTTCTAATGGAGGGAGCCATAATAATAGGAAAGACGAACCTGGACGAGTTCGCCATGGGCTCCACAGGAGAGTTCAGCGCCTTCGGCCCCACAAGGAACCCTTGGGACCTCTCCAGGGTCCCGGGGGGTAGCAGCAGCGGTAGCGGCGCCTGCCTCGCATATGGCGCCTGCGACGCTGCACTAGGCAGCGATACCGGGGGTAGTGTCAGGCTTCCAGCCGCCTACACCGCCACCGTAGGGCTCAAACCCACCTACGGCCTCGTCAGCAGGTACGGGCTCATACCCTACGCGAACAGCCTCGAGCAGATAAGCCCAATGGCCAGGAGTAGCGAGGACGTTATGCTCCTCCTAGAGGTAATAGCGGGGGGCGACGAATACGATGCTACAAGCATCTATAGCAAGCCCACCACCGCCAGCAGAGAGGAGGGGTTGAAGCCCGAGGACCTTTCGCTCTGCATACCGGAGGAGCTTGTGGAGCACTCTGAGGAGGCCGTCAGAAAAGCTTTCTACAATACCGTGGGCAAGCTAGAGGGGCTCGGGGCTAGGCTTGAGTACGTTGGGCTTGGTGGTGCGGAGGCATATGCACTCCCGGCATACTATACGATAGCCCTAGCGGAGGCGGCGTCAAACCTCGCCAGGTATGATGGGAGCCTCTACCCTGTTAGAGGGTCGAGCGGCGACTACTGGAGGCAGGCTGCCGAGGCCAGGGGGATCGGCTTCGGGCTCGAGGTAAAGAGGCGTATACTAATGGGTGTCTACGTTTTGAGCGAGGGCTATAAGGACGAGTACTACCTTGCCGCCACCAAGCTTAGGCGTGTCATAAGGGATGCCATGCTGAAGACCGTCGGAAAATGTCTTGTGGCGACCCCTGCAAGCCCCATAATGCCCCCCAGGATAGGGGAGAGGGTTGACGACCCCCTGAAGCTCTATGCTATGGACGTCTACACAGTTCTAGCAAACCTCTCAGGCCTCCCAGCCATAGCCCTTCCCATAGAAATCCACGGAGGCCTCCCCGTAGGCCTCCAGCTAATAGGTCCCAGGCTAGGGGAGAGGCTGCTGGCGGGCGCCGCCAACATTATAGAAGACCTTACTGGCTTGGCGGGGGTGGTTGCGGGGTGA
- the gatB gene encoding Asp-tRNA(Asn)/Glu-tRNA(Gln) amidotransferase subunit GatB: MNDRYTNVKIGLEIHVQLSNAGSKLFCGCDSEYRGYKPNTNVCPVCLGLPGALPVPSRRPIVLAIAASMALGCRVPGTVVFTRKHYFYPDLPKNYQITQFEKAGGAPVCMGGVLEYLNTDSWRWERARIRRINLEEDPGKTYYEGSILTSRYALVDYNRSGVPLLEIVTEPDIPSPRHARMLIDYLLLTLEYIGATNPRLEGVFRVDANISIEGGERVEVKNIGSTQDVEKALKFEISRQRLIVERGGKVERETRHWDAERGMTKPLRLKEEEADYLYFPDPDLPPVEITEDMLAEAEKLASKTPGTIYREIESMGVRREIAWSITSTLPAARLFLEAVKLGADPRIAARLVGVDLKGELKEMGKDLYSPNNWPPPQSIAILSNLVARGDYTYDSIKGLVVPKLAANPGSDVKSLLPEKVKDIERLVEEVLNREKRAVQDYLAGKKKALNYLVGQVMRAAKGRALDPRQAREILLRRLSTVKEEDR; encoded by the coding sequence GTGAATGATAGATATACCAACGTTAAGATAGGCCTTGAAATACATGTACAGCTGTCAAACGCTGGCTCAAAGCTGTTCTGCGGCTGCGACAGCGAGTACAGGGGGTACAAGCCCAACACCAACGTCTGCCCTGTGTGCCTGGGTCTACCCGGAGCACTGCCAGTCCCGAGTAGAAGGCCTATAGTGCTGGCTATTGCAGCCTCCATGGCCTTAGGCTGCAGGGTCCCAGGCACTGTAGTTTTCACGAGGAAGCACTACTTCTACCCAGACCTTCCTAAGAACTACCAGATAACCCAGTTCGAGAAGGCTGGAGGGGCGCCCGTCTGCATGGGTGGCGTCCTAGAGTATCTCAACACCGACAGCTGGAGGTGGGAGAGGGCTAGGATCAGGAGGATAAACCTTGAGGAGGATCCGGGCAAGACATACTATGAGGGTAGCATACTCACCAGCAGATACGCCCTAGTGGATTATAATAGGAGCGGCGTCCCTCTACTGGAGATAGTCACCGAACCCGACATACCTAGCCCCCGCCATGCCAGGATGCTTATAGACTATCTCCTACTCACCCTGGAGTACATAGGGGCAACAAACCCCAGGCTTGAGGGCGTGTTCAGAGTTGACGCAAACATAAGCATTGAAGGAGGCGAGCGTGTAGAGGTTAAGAACATCGGTTCCACGCAGGACGTGGAGAAGGCGCTGAAATTCGAGATCTCGAGGCAGAGGCTTATTGTAGAGAGGGGGGGCAAGGTCGAGAGGGAGACTAGGCACTGGGATGCTGAGAGGGGTATGACGAAACCCCTCAGGCTGAAGGAAGAGGAGGCCGACTACCTCTACTTCCCAGATCCAGACCTCCCCCCAGTAGAGATTACGGAGGACATGCTAGCGGAGGCTGAAAAGCTCGCTTCAAAAACACCAGGAACAATCTACAGGGAGATAGAGTCTATGGGGGTTAGAAGGGAGATAGCGTGGAGCATAACGAGCACACTCCCAGCAGCCCGCCTATTCCTGGAAGCTGTTAAGCTCGGGGCAGACCCGAGGATAGCGGCCCGGCTTGTTGGTGTAGACCTGAAGGGCGAGCTCAAGGAGATGGGGAAGGACCTCTACAGCCCCAACAACTGGCCTCCACCACAGTCTATCGCAATCCTCTCAAACCTAGTAGCCAGGGGAGACTACACCTACGATAGTATAAAGGGTCTGGTAGTGCCCAAGCTTGCAGCGAACCCAGGGTCCGATGTTAAAAGCCTCTTACCGGAGAAGGTGAAGGATATCGAGAGGCTAGTTGAGGAGGTTTTGAATAGGGAGAAACGGGCTGTCCAAGACTACCTGGCCGGTAAGAAGAAGGCGCTTAACTATCTCGTAGGCCAGGTTATGAGGGCTGCTAAAGGTAGGGCGCTGGACCCGCGTCAAGCCAGGGAGATCCTGCTCCGAAGGCTTTCAACTGTGAAAGAGGAGGATAGGTAA
- a CDS encoding cytochrome c oxidase subunit II produces MARNGLVYEYMFIAIIVAVLAGFISSLAYYSYALNVNPACEAIKADQQALEDIMQKAQTTPVVEKAEGVYEVYIVGRQFVWIPSTIVLEDPKQVTFYVATSDVIHGFEIAGTNVNFMVIPGYIAKFTWYPPKNAEGEYLILCNEYCGVGHQFMKATLIIERSQQALSTSGNSAPEILEYIAGLLSSTTGLALIPPS; encoded by the coding sequence ATGGCGCGTAACGGGCTTGTCTACGAGTACATGTTCATAGCTATAATAGTCGCCGTCCTAGCGGGGTTTATATCTAGCTTAGCGTACTACAGCTACGCGTTGAATGTTAATCCTGCGTGCGAGGCTATCAAGGCCGACCAACAGGCTCTTGAGGATATCATGCAAAAAGCCCAGACAACACCAGTCGTAGAGAAGGCAGAGGGAGTTTATGAAGTATATATAGTGGGGAGGCAGTTCGTTTGGATTCCCTCCACTATAGTGCTTGAGGATCCAAAGCAGGTTACCTTCTACGTGGCAACATCTGACGTTATACACGGGTTTGAGATAGCCGGTACCAACGTTAACTTCATGGTGATACCGGGTTATATAGCAAAGTTCACCTGGTACCCTCCCAAGAATGCGGAGGGAGAGTATCTAATACTGTGCAATGAATACTGTGGCGTGGGCCACCAGTTCATGAAGGCAACACTAATAATAGAGAGGAGCCAGCAAGCACTATCAACAAGTGGAAACAGCGCTCCAGAGATACTGGAGTATATAGCTGGGCTTCTATCCTCTACAACGGGCCTAGCGCTAATTCCCCCCTCCTAA
- a CDS encoding SCO family protein — MVSRRTAFIAVAAVLVAFAISVGVALIVASTVVTKLVSNTSIASYNNYVAAIEYGKPLEPVEARSSEGIIRVPIEGVVNVVVPQYVNCPDVCHWESAIMIYLMGELVERGLQDKVVFVTIGVNPYYETIEDGKRYMESVAGDYLDKGVKWIWVLDDVEKQEELWNMFGIAVSLYCVKNDGSIIDELTYDDYLKLEESGECSFVGVNHTAGFIIVDGDGVFRYFMSPTEDGWKRGQRQVAETILQYILKLVEERK; from the coding sequence GTGGTGAGTAGGAGAACAGCCTTTATAGCCGTGGCTGCGGTTCTAGTGGCTTTTGCCATAAGTGTCGGTGTGGCGCTGATAGTGGCTTCTACTGTTGTCACTAAGCTAGTTAGCAACACAAGCATAGCATCATATAACAACTACGTAGCAGCAATAGAGTATGGTAAGCCTTTGGAGCCTGTGGAAGCTCGGAGCAGTGAAGGAATTATTAGAGTGCCCATAGAGGGTGTGGTTAATGTCGTGGTTCCCCAGTATGTCAACTGCCCTGACGTGTGTCATTGGGAGTCGGCTATTATGATTTACCTTATGGGGGAGCTTGTTGAACGGGGTCTTCAAGATAAGGTTGTCTTCGTGACAATAGGTGTGAACCCGTATTATGAGACTATTGAGGATGGAAAGAGGTATATGGAGAGCGTGGCAGGCGACTATCTGGATAAGGGTGTTAAGTGGATATGGGTACTTGATGATGTTGAAAAGCAGGAGGAACTGTGGAACATGTTTGGCATAGCTGTGAGCCTCTATTGTGTAAAAAACGATGGCAGCATCATCGACGAGTTAACCTATGATGACTATCTTAAGCTGGAGGAATCCGGGGAGTGCAGTTTTGTAGGTGTGAACCACACCGCAGGATTCATCATAGTTGACGGTGATGGTGTTTTTAGATATTTCATGAGTCCCACTGAGGATGGATGGAAGAGGGGTCAGCGTCAGGTTGCCGAGACTATTCTCCAGTACATTCTAAAACTGGTGGAGGAGAGGAAATAG